One window from the genome of Pirellulales bacterium encodes:
- a CDS encoding alpha/beta fold hydrolase, protein MTDWRTLYPFESQGLTVEGHRWHYVDEGPRLADTPTLVLVHGNPTWSFYWRNAITAWSTRYRVIAVDQLGCGLSDKPPDGPYRLADRVRQLGKFLTGLQLRHVTLIGHDWGGAIATGAALEHRDRVARLGLLNTGAFRSDKIPWRIAVCRWPIFGPLAVRGLNAFQIAAFSMAVEQRQNLTPLVRAGYAAPYGSWAERVAIQRFVEDIPLSPRHPSYAKLAEIEAGLPSLGDMPKLLIWGMRDWCFTPWFLEQFERVWPEAEVERIADAGHWVLEDAPDRVIRRVAHWVG, encoded by the coding sequence GTGACTGACTGGCGTACTCTTTATCCGTTTGAATCGCAAGGACTTACGGTCGAAGGGCACCGCTGGCACTATGTGGATGAAGGCCCCCGACTCGCTGATACCCCGACACTGGTCCTGGTCCATGGCAACCCGACTTGGTCGTTTTATTGGCGAAATGCCATTACCGCCTGGTCCACCCGCTATCGCGTCATCGCGGTGGACCAACTTGGCTGCGGATTGAGCGACAAACCACCGGATGGCCCGTATCGGCTGGCGGACCGAGTGCGGCAATTGGGTAAGTTCCTAACCGGTTTGCAGTTACGCCATGTCACGCTCATTGGCCATGATTGGGGGGGGGCCATTGCCACCGGAGCCGCCCTCGAACACCGTGACCGCGTGGCGCGCCTAGGCCTGCTGAACACCGGGGCGTTTCGCAGCGATAAAATCCCGTGGCGGATTGCCGTCTGCCGTTGGCCTATTTTTGGTCCGTTGGCCGTCAGGGGGCTGAATGCCTTTCAAATTGCCGCCTTTTCCATGGCGGTGGAACAGCGGCAAAATCTTACTCCCCTGGTGCGCGCGGGATACGCGGCTCCGTATGGCTCCTGGGCGGAACGAGTGGCAATCCAACGATTTGTCGAGGATATCCCGTTATCGCCCCGGCACCCCAGCTATGCCAAATTGGCCGAGATCGAGGCGGGGCTGCCCAGTTTAGGGGACATGCCCAAGCTTTTGATTTGGGGGATGCGGGATTGGTGCTTTACGCCGTGGTTTTTAGAGCAATTTGAACGTGTCTGGCCCGAGGCGGAGGTGGAACGTATCGCCGACGCGGGACATTGGGTGCTGGAGGACGCGCCGGATCGGGTCATCCGCCGCGTGGCGCATTGGGTAGGATAG
- the rpsF gene encoding 30S ribosomal protein S6 gives MSQNVYEGLFIFDSNKYAKDPAASAAALTQAVEALGGEMLASRLWEERRLAYPIDGQRKGTYWLSYFKLDAKQLGALNRQYRLDEGIMRFLLLKVDPRIVETLVSHALTGGSVVIERPSAAPVEEIVT, from the coding sequence GTGTCCCAGAACGTCTATGAAGGTTTGTTCATTTTTGATTCCAATAAATACGCCAAAGACCCCGCCGCCTCCGCGGCCGCGTTAACCCAGGCGGTTGAAGCCCTAGGGGGCGAAATGCTGGCCAGTCGTTTGTGGGAAGAACGCCGTTTGGCCTATCCCATTGATGGCCAACGCAAAGGGACTTACTGGCTTAGCTACTTCAAACTAGACGCTAAGCAATTGGGAGCATTGAATCGCCAATACCGTCTGGATGAAGGGATCATGCGGTTTTTATTGTTAAAGGTCGATCCACGCATCGTGGAAACCTTGGTCAGCCACGCCCTCACCGGGGGAAGTGTCGTGATTGAGCGTCCCTCCGCGGCCCCTGTCGAAGAAATCGTCACCTAA
- the pth gene encoding aminoacyl-tRNA hydrolase: MKFIVGLGNPGKKYAGTRHNVGFDVLEILRRRWQAGTGRTQFQAEVVEVAAPAFRGAGSAAAAVAAEKVLLIWPQTFMNLSGSSVLAARDFYKVSPTDILVICDDFAIPLGRLRIRPFGSAGGQNGLADVLKRLGTNNIPRLRIGVGPLPPGWNAAEFVLGRFTATEQTEIDIQLQRAADAAALWAGTGDLSAAMNQYNTAGN; the protein is encoded by the coding sequence ATGAAATTCATCGTGGGGCTGGGAAATCCCGGCAAAAAATACGCCGGAACGCGGCATAATGTCGGGTTTGACGTCCTCGAGATCCTCCGTCGGCGTTGGCAGGCGGGCACGGGTCGGACTCAATTTCAGGCGGAGGTGGTCGAGGTTGCGGCTCCGGCATTCCGCGGCGCGGGTTCAGCGGCGGCAGCGGTTGCCGCGGAAAAAGTATTGCTGATTTGGCCGCAAACCTTTATGAACCTGAGCGGCTCGTCCGTGTTGGCGGCCCGCGACTTTTATAAAGTTTCGCCGACGGACATATTGGTGATATGTGATGATTTTGCCATTCCTCTGGGGCGGTTGCGGATTCGCCCCTTTGGATCGGCGGGGGGACAAAATGGCTTGGCCGATGTCCTCAAACGACTAGGGACCAACAACATCCCCCGCCTGCGAATTGGCGTGGGACCCCTTCCCCCGGGTTGGAACGCGGCGGAGTTCGTCCTGGGACGGTTCACCGCCACAGAGCAAACCGAGATCGATATCCAGTTGCAGCGGGCGGCGGATGCGGCCGCCTTGTGGGCGGGGACGGGTGACTTGTCGGCGGCCATGAATCAATACAACACCGCGGGAAATTGA
- a CDS encoding site-2 protease family protein: MPELSANFLLFGLIWYLVFLLSLTLHEAGHALAAYWMGDETAYLGGQVTINPLPHIQREPIGTVVLPLLSYLLTGNIWGWASAPYNLHWRLRYPGRALVMAMAGPLANFFLMVVTLAGMMALLHGGLINPEDLFDDGLLRYPLELLTNEPSPPLIKVYAVIFLVSLQNLILMVFNLIPVPPLDGSAIWQLVLPPRLFERYLEFSLQPSFVMLGVIAASGLFNRYLIGDIFWVYFRVLFWSF, encoded by the coding sequence ATGCCGGAACTTTCCGCCAATTTTTTGCTGTTTGGCCTGATTTGGTATCTGGTGTTTTTGTTGAGTTTGACATTGCACGAGGCGGGGCACGCGCTGGCGGCATATTGGATGGGGGACGAAACGGCATATTTGGGGGGACAGGTTACGATCAATCCCCTGCCGCATATCCAGCGCGAACCGATCGGCACGGTGGTGCTGCCGTTGCTCTCTTATCTCTTAACAGGCAATATTTGGGGGTGGGCCAGCGCTCCTTACAATTTGCACTGGAGATTGCGTTATCCAGGGCGGGCATTGGTGATGGCCATGGCCGGACCCTTGGCGAATTTTTTTTTAATGGTGGTGACGCTGGCCGGGATGATGGCCCTGTTGCATGGCGGACTGATTAACCCGGAGGATTTGTTTGACGATGGTTTATTGCGATATCCCCTGGAATTGCTCACCAACGAACCATCCCCCCCGCTAATCAAGGTATACGCCGTCATTTTTTTAGTCAGCTTGCAAAATCTGATTTTAATGGTATTCAACCTCATCCCCGTTCCCCCGCTGGATGGGAGCGCGATCTGGCAATTGGTCCTGCCCCCCCGCCTGTTTGAAAGATACCTGGAATTTTCTCTGCAACCATCATTTGTCATGCTGGGCGTGATCGCCGCCAGCGGGCTATTCAATCGGTACTTAATTGGAGATATTTTTTGGGTCTATTTTCGCGTGTTATTTTGGAGTTTTTAA
- the ssb gene encoding single-stranded DNA-binding protein gives MASFNRVILLGNTTRDIEIRYLPSGMAVTDIGLAVNDRRKSQTGEWVEETTFVDITLWGRTAEIASEYLTKGSPVMIEGRLKLDTWEKDGKKNSKLKVIGERMQLLGSRGQGGGGGGGGGKPAGRRPASGGSPDNQDVGGYDDSDYGGDFDAPPANKTNASGDDIPF, from the coding sequence ATGGCCAGTTTCAATCGCGTGATATTGTTGGGCAATACAACCCGCGATATTGAAATCCGTTACCTGCCCAGCGGGATGGCGGTCACCGATATCGGGCTGGCGGTTAATGACCGCCGCAAAAGCCAAACCGGTGAATGGGTGGAGGAAACCACCTTTGTGGATATCACACTCTGGGGGCGCACGGCGGAAATCGCCAGCGAGTATCTCACAAAGGGTTCACCCGTGATGATCGAAGGGCGGCTAAAGCTGGACACCTGGGAAAAAGATGGCAAAAAGAACAGTAAACTTAAGGTAATCGGTGAACGGATGCAACTCCTGGGCAGTCGGGGCCAGGGGGGTGGTGGCGGCGGGGGGGGTGGAAAGCCCGCAGGCCGGCGCCCCGCCAGTGGCGGCAGTCCCGACAATCAAGACGTAGGGGGCTATGACGATAGCGATTACGGAGGGGACTTTGACGCCCCCCCCGCCAATAAAACGAATGCCAGCGGTGACGATATTCCTTTTTGA
- a CDS encoding 50S ribosomal protein L25 — protein MAEVLNVEIRENRGARANKRLRGEGKIPAILYGHGEANVSLALPAEQFAAALRHHSRMVQLAGGVNESAFIKDLQYDTWGIEVLHVDFTRVSTDERIEVDVTVDLKGTAQGVKDGGVLSHLVHEVQVECLAAAIPDKLFLNVTNLAKGQSLHAREIDLPVGVKLLSDPELIIAQCVEPTADADLTLAAGGAEPEVIGRKAEDKEEADDK, from the coding sequence ATGGCCGAAGTATTGAATGTCGAAATTCGGGAAAATCGGGGTGCCCGGGCAAATAAGCGTTTGCGCGGGGAAGGTAAAATTCCCGCCATTTTATATGGCCACGGCGAAGCCAACGTCTCTCTCGCCCTCCCGGCCGAGCAATTTGCCGCCGCACTCCGCCACCATAGCCGCATGGTGCAATTGGCCGGTGGCGTCAACGAAAGCGCCTTCATTAAGGACTTGCAGTATGACACCTGGGGTATCGAGGTGTTGCATGTGGATTTTACCCGGGTTTCCACCGACGAACGGATCGAAGTGGATGTCACTGTCGATCTCAAGGGTACCGCCCAAGGGGTAAAGGATGGGGGCGTCCTCAGCCATTTGGTGCATGAGGTGCAGGTGGAATGCCTGGCCGCCGCCATTCCCGATAAACTATTTTTGAATGTCACCAACCTGGCCAAGGGACAGTCCCTGCACGCTCGCGAAATTGACCTCCCCGTGGGAGTAAAACTGCTCAGCGATCCGGAATTAATCATCGCACAGTGCGTGGAACCGACAGCCGATGCGGATTTGACGCTGGCGGCGGGCGGGGCCGAGCCAGAAGTCATCGGTCGCAAGGCGGAAGACAAGGAAGAGGCCGACGACAAGTAA
- a CDS encoding ATP-grasp domain-containing protein, producing the protein MSLPQNLLLIGASVRAAAASAVQAGYQPEHGRLLWCADRFGDTDLQMLAEITEICDPFPTGFPSLLANAPSGTLIYTGAMENHLQTLAACLTPRHRLAGNSPEVVAAVRDPFSWTAVLRQAGLPFAEIRNEPPEKTLPKPLQAESVLPQNHTPPLWLCKPLRSGGGIGINFWSAEPAAAAVPANHFWQKYIPGTPVSAVYVAAGRQAVCLGSTRQLIGQSWCWGETASPADMDVSGKAGPRGNYESATSRPRSFQYCGSMGPLHLPDDIFAQWQAIGDVLAREFGLVGLFGVDAIWTADGRIVPVEINPRYTASIEVLERSSLLGTRGTRGERLLAIKLHLEACLLGKLPARAIPFARLVVGKAILHVPDAAPRRTELTQEGFDGLPNQQPWRFTTAAAQWCAIRNLSSGRPSVADLPMAESPIYAGEPLLTIFAEGTDETAVEAELLDTAGELYELLQGEVEIN; encoded by the coding sequence GTGTCCCTGCCGCAAAATTTACTCCTCATCGGCGCAAGCGTTCGGGCCGCGGCCGCTTCAGCGGTGCAGGCCGGATATCAGCCAGAACATGGACGCCTCTTGTGGTGCGCCGATAGGTTTGGCGATACCGACCTGCAAATGCTGGCCGAAATCACCGAAATCTGCGACCCCTTCCCCACGGGCTTTCCCTCGCTTTTGGCCAATGCCCCCAGCGGCACGCTGATCTACACCGGGGCGATGGAAAATCACCTCCAGACACTTGCCGCTTGCCTGACGCCGCGACATCGCTTGGCGGGCAATTCGCCAGAGGTTGTCGCCGCCGTGCGAGACCCGTTCTCGTGGACTGCCGTCTTGCGACAAGCTGGCCTGCCGTTTGCGGAAATCCGCAATGAACCGCCAGAAAAAACTTTGCCCAAACCTTTACAAGCAGAATCAGTTCTCCCACAGAATCACACCCCACCCCTGTGGCTGTGCAAACCGCTCCGCTCGGGGGGAGGGATAGGCATCAATTTTTGGAGCGCGGAACCGGCCGCCGCAGCCGTACCTGCAAACCACTTTTGGCAAAAATATATTCCCGGCACGCCTGTCAGCGCGGTGTATGTCGCCGCCGGACGCCAAGCGGTCTGCCTAGGGAGTACCCGACAACTGATTGGGCAGTCGTGGTGTTGGGGGGAAACGGCCAGCCCCGCGGATATGGATGTTAGCGGAAAAGCAGGTCCGCGGGGAAATTACGAATCTGCCACGTCGCGACCGCGCTCCTTTCAATATTGTGGCTCGATGGGGCCGCTGCATTTGCCGGATGATATCTTTGCGCAGTGGCAGGCCATTGGCGATGTGCTGGCCCGCGAGTTTGGCCTCGTCGGCCTGTTTGGCGTGGATGCCATTTGGACCGCCGACGGACGGATCGTGCCGGTGGAAATCAACCCCCGCTACACGGCGTCGATCGAAGTACTAGAGCGTTCGAGTCTGTTAGGAACACGGGGCACCCGTGGCGAACGGCTGCTGGCGATCAAACTGCATCTCGAAGCGTGCCTCCTGGGCAAGTTGCCAGCGCGGGCGATCCCGTTTGCCAGACTGGTCGTGGGGAAAGCGATTTTGCATGTTCCGGACGCCGCGCCGCGGAGAACTGAACTAACGCAAGAAGGATTTGATGGATTGCCTAACCAACAACCCTGGCGATTTACCACGGCCGCCGCGCAGTGGTGCGCGATTCGCAATCTGTCCAGCGGCCGACCGAGTGTGGCGGACTTGCCCATGGCGGAAAGTCCCATTTACGCGGGGGAACCGCTACTGACAATTTTTGCCGAAGGGACCGATGAAACGGCCGTGGAGGCGGAACTGCTCGACACGGCCGGGGAGTTGTATGAACTGCTGCAGGGGGAGGTTGAAATAAATTAA
- the ppk1 gene encoding polyphosphate kinase 1 gives MTEQSFQPEHFINREMSWLEFNARVLEEAEDPTNPLLERVKFLSIFSSNLDEFFMVRVSGLREQAFGDGAPQDYSPDGLRPIVQLQRIARRTQELVAAQYRCWNDAIRPLLAEREIRLLGYHELSDVQRDQLGKYFRERAFPILTPMAVDPSHPSPHYHNRGLYLAAMLERRRGLGPKQMFAVVQVPTVLPRLVPVGLAGEQHFILLEEAISAWLPELFGGFATQSWTTFRITRDSDVELLEQESDDMLRLIEERLKARQHGDAVRLEVAAGGSEELLRSIIDEEYIRDNVPEGYSEVYRIDGPLDLTALMELTRLPNHAALRDPPFTPQLPRGIRRRGDDLFATIARRDILVHHPYDTFDTVVDFVNRAAHDPKVLAIKQTLYRTSGDSPVTRALIQAAENGKHVTALVELKARFDEANNVSWARQLERAGVHVVFGFLDLKTHCKLSLVVRQEGNNLRRYVHLGTGNYNPTTALVYTDLGLFTANEDLAADASALFNLLTGYSQGHQWRKLVVAPTDMHRRTLQLIDEQTEIARQGGPSRIFAKLNALVDHRTIEALYRASQAGVPIDIIDRGVCCLRPGLPGISETIRVRSIVDRFLEHSRIFVFGPDSSAKVFLASADWMPRNFYRRVEVMFPVESPELKDRILHEIIPAYLLDNVKTRVLNADSTYTRLLPNHGESPYRCQERLLSLRNSGLASTPQLESRPSLNGYAENFERVEGNP, from the coding sequence GTGACTGAGCAATCGTTTCAACCCGAGCATTTTATCAATCGCGAGATGAGTTGGCTGGAGTTCAACGCCCGCGTCTTGGAAGAGGCCGAGGACCCCACCAATCCGTTGCTCGAGCGGGTTAAGTTCTTGTCGATTTTCAGTTCGAACCTGGACGAATTTTTTATGGTGCGGGTGTCGGGCCTGCGGGAACAGGCGTTTGGCGACGGTGCGCCTCAAGATTACTCCCCCGATGGCTTGCGGCCCATCGTGCAGTTGCAGCGGATCGCGCGGCGTACGCAGGAATTGGTCGCGGCGCAGTATCGATGTTGGAACGACGCGATCCGGCCCCTGCTGGCCGAACGGGAAATTCGGCTGTTGGGCTATCACGAACTGAGCGATGTCCAACGCGACCAGCTAGGCAAGTACTTTCGCGAGCGGGCGTTCCCTATCTTGACGCCGATGGCGGTGGATCCCTCGCACCCCAGCCCGCATTACCACAACCGGGGGTTGTATCTGGCGGCCATGCTGGAACGCCGCCGAGGCCTGGGGCCAAAACAGATGTTCGCCGTGGTGCAGGTCCCCACGGTGTTGCCGCGGTTGGTGCCGGTGGGCCTGGCGGGAGAGCAGCACTTTATCCTGCTGGAAGAAGCGATCTCCGCGTGGCTGCCGGAACTGTTTGGCGGATTTGCCACGCAAAGCTGGACCACGTTTCGCATTACGCGCGATAGCGATGTGGAACTGCTGGAACAAGAATCCGACGATATGCTGCGCTTGATCGAGGAACGGCTCAAGGCGCGGCAACATGGGGACGCGGTGCGGCTGGAAGTGGCCGCCGGCGGCAGCGAGGAACTGCTGCGGAGCATCATTGACGAGGAATACATCCGCGACAATGTGCCAGAGGGCTATAGCGAGGTGTACCGCATCGACGGGCCGCTGGATTTGACCGCGCTGATGGAACTGACCCGCCTTCCCAACCATGCGGCGCTGCGCGATCCCCCTTTTACGCCGCAATTGCCCCGTGGCATCCGTCGCCGCGGCGACGACCTGTTTGCCACGATTGCCCGGAGGGATATTTTAGTCCATCATCCGTATGATACGTTTGACACGGTGGTCGACTTTGTCAATCGCGCGGCCCACGATCCCAAGGTGCTGGCCATCAAGCAAACATTGTACCGCACCAGCGGCGACTCCCCCGTGACCCGCGCGCTGATCCAAGCGGCCGAAAACGGCAAGCATGTCACGGCGCTGGTGGAGCTAAAGGCCCGCTTTGACGAGGCGAATAACGTCTCTTGGGCCAGACAACTGGAACGCGCGGGCGTGCACGTGGTGTTTGGCTTTTTGGACCTAAAAACGCATTGCAAACTTTCCCTGGTCGTGCGGCAGGAAGGAAATAATTTGCGGCGGTACGTCCATTTGGGGACGGGAAATTACAATCCCACGACCGCGCTGGTTTACACCGATCTAGGGTTATTTACCGCGAATGAGGATTTGGCGGCGGACGCCTCGGCGCTCTTTAACCTGTTAACCGGGTATTCCCAGGGGCATCAATGGCGCAAACTGGTCGTCGCCCCCACGGATATGCATCGCCGCACGCTGCAGCTTATTGATGAACAAACCGAGATCGCTCGCCAGGGGGGGCCGTCGCGCATATTTGCCAAACTGAACGCGCTGGTTGATCATCGCACGATTGAGGCCTTGTACCGCGCCAGTCAGGCGGGCGTGCCGATCGATATTATCGACCGCGGCGTCTGCTGCCTGCGGCCCGGCCTGCCGGGAATCTCCGAGACCATTCGGGTGCGCAGCATCGTTGATCGCTTTTTGGAGCATAGCCGCATCTTTGTCTTTGGGCCGGATAGCTCGGCCAAGGTTTTTTTGGCCAGCGCCGATTGGATGCCGCGTAATTTTTATCGCCGGGTAGAGGTCATGTTTCCCGTCGAATCGCCCGAGCTAAAAGACCGCATCCTGCACGAGATCATCCCCGCCTATCTGCTGGATAATGTCAAAACCCGCGTGCTGAACGCGGACTCCACCTACACGCGCCTGCTGCCGAATCATGGCGAATCACCCTACCGTTGCCAGGAACGACTATTGTCCCTGCGCAATTCCGGCTTAGCCAGCACTCCGCAGTTGGAATCCCGCCCCAGCCTCAACGGCTATGCCGAAAACTTTGAGCGGGTTGAAGGAAACCCGTAA
- a CDS encoding carbon storage regulator — protein sequence MLILSRKVGERIMIGDGIEIVVQRISGERVTLGIAAPAEVKILRGELASTGRHVPARDNSQPATPSVPDVPGLPGTMPIQSASLRKKTAALPRSSGLAQPETERGPELVAVMERHRDYHRLAATSTLARRIAARGKAHIA from the coding sequence ATGTTGATATTAAGCCGAAAAGTTGGTGAACGAATCATGATTGGGGACGGCATTGAAATTGTCGTGCAGCGTATTTCGGGCGAGCGTGTGACGCTGGGGATTGCCGCTCCGGCGGAGGTAAAAATTCTGCGCGGGGAGCTGGCGTCCACGGGGCGCCATGTTCCCGCGCGGGACAATTCGCAGCCCGCCACGCCCTCCGTTCCCGATGTTCCTGGATTGCCCGGCACCATGCCTATTCAATCCGCCTCCTTACGGAAAAAAACGGCCGCACTGCCCAGGAGCTCCGGCCTGGCGCAACCGGAAACAGAGCGAGGCCCTGAGCTCGTGGCGGTAATGGAACGACACCGTGATTATCATCGACTTGCCGCCACGAGCACCTTGGCCCGCCGAATTGCCGCGCGTGGCAAAGCGCACATCGCCTGA
- the rplI gene encoding 50S ribosomal protein L9: MPETTKSKRASSHSTRLPRAANGGVELLLIQSVDHLGKQGEVVSVKRGYAMNYLLPQGLATLATDHHKRMVEKHKARLLEIQNQRLAGLRKLAEQLANKSVTIEANANDEGHLYGSVGAMEIVKSLKQHDITITPDQVRLKGPLKELGLYTVHIHLGQEIEGELKVWVVPTVTDEALEKKVEEKKSVEEKKPAEEKKAK; the protein is encoded by the coding sequence ATGCCTGAAACTACAAAATCTAAACGAGCCTCCTCTCACTCCACCCGCCTCCCCCGCGCCGCCAATGGCGGAGTGGAACTATTATTGATCCAGTCCGTCGATCATTTGGGCAAACAAGGCGAAGTCGTCTCGGTCAAGCGCGGCTACGCCATGAATTATCTTTTGCCCCAGGGACTAGCCACCCTGGCAACCGACCATCACAAACGAATGGTCGAAAAGCATAAAGCCCGCTTGCTGGAAATTCAAAACCAGCGCCTGGCTGGACTGCGAAAATTGGCCGAACAACTGGCCAACAAAAGCGTCACCATCGAGGCCAACGCCAACGACGAAGGACATCTTTACGGCTCTGTTGGCGCTATGGAAATCGTCAAATCGCTCAAACAGCATGACATTACCATTACCCCCGACCAGGTCCGGCTCAAGGGCCCCCTCAAAGAACTGGGCCTGTACACCGTGCATATTCACCTAGGCCAAGAAATCGAAGGCGAATTAAAAGTCTGGGTTGTCCCCACAGTGACCGACGAAGCCCTGGAAAAGAAAGTCGAAGAAAAGAAATCCGTGGAAGAAAAAAAGCCCGCCGAGGAAAAAAAGGCCAAGTAA